AAGGTGCGGTATTGCGCCTGAGCGGTAAGCTCTTCGCGGGATTTCAATTCCCAGTCGCCGAAATGCATCTCGCGCAGGGCAGGGTCATGCGGCAGGCGCGTGCGGGTGCCTTGCAGTGCATCGGCGGTGGCGGTAGCGCGGCAGAGGTCCGAAGAGACCACGGCAGCATCTTGTGGCAGAGCGGCGGAGAGCCGGGCAATCGCGGCAGTATCGCCGAGGTCGGCGGGCAGATCTGACCAGCCGACCAGAGTTTTGGCGTGGGTCGGGCCGTGGCGGACCCAGAAGATGCGTTGCACGGGCAAGGTGGCGTCCTTTTCGGTGGTGGTGCCCCAGTGATAGCAGACCGGAGCGGAGAAGAAATATGTGGCGGGTCATGGATTTGGCACCGCCTTTCGGTCCGGAACGCCGCCAGCGGGCTGGTGGATGCCATTGTTTTCACCCGCCTTGCGCCGTAACACTGGCAGGTGAGCCATCCGGGGGAGAGCGCGATGCTGGGCGGGAAACATATTCTTCTGATTATCGGCGGTGGAATTGCCGCCTACAAGAGCCTTGATCTGATCCGGCGGCTGCGCGAGCGTGGCGCCGAGGTGACGCCGGTGCTGACCCGCGCGGCGCATGAATTTGTCACGCCCTTGTCGGTGGCGGCGCTGGCTGGCAAGGCCGCGCATGATGACTTGTTCGATCTGACCAATGAAGCGGAGATGGGGCATATTCAGCTTAGCCGGGTGGCCGATCTGGTGGTGGTGGCACCGGGAACGGCGGATTTGTTGGCCAAGATGGCGGGGGGCCATGCGGATGATCTGGCCTCGACCCTGTTGATGGCGACCGACACGCCGGTATTGGTGGCCCCTGCGATGAATGTGCGGATGTATGAACATGCGGCGACGCAGCGCAATCTGGCGACGCTCAGGGCGGACGGGGTTGCGTTTGTCGGGCCGAATGAGGGTGACATGGCCTGCGGCGAGTTCGGGCCGGGGCGGATGAGTGAGCCGATGGAGATTGTCGGCGCGATTGAAACGGCGCTGGGTGCTGGTGCGTTGAGCGGCAAGCGTATTCTGGTGACATCGGGGCCGACGCATGAGCCGATAGACCCGGTGCGCTATATCGCCAACCGCTCGTCGGGTGCGCAGGGCAGCGCGATTGCGCGGGCGTTGGCCGGACTGGGGGCCGAGGTGATTTTCGTCACCGGACCGGCGGAAGCGGCGCGCCCCGAAGGCTGCACCGTGGTGGAAGTGGAAAGTGCGGCTGCGATGCTGGCGGCGGTGCAGGGTGCGCTGCCGGTGGATGCGGGGGTGTTTGCTGCGGCAGTGGCGGATTGGCGGGTGGCGCGCGAGAGCGGCTCGAAGATCAAGAAGGTGGCAGGCAAGCTGCCGAGCTTGGAGTTTGTCGAAAACCCGGACATACTGGCCACGGTGAGCCAGATGAAAGCCGGGCGTCCCGGCTTGGTGGTGGGTTTTGCGGCCGAGACTGACGACGTGATTGCCCATGCATCGGCCAAGCGCGCGCGCAAGGGCTGTGACTGGATCGTGGCCAATGACGTGCGCCCGGAGACCGGGATTATGGGCGGCGATGAGAATGCCGTTCATCTGATTACCGAGGGCGGCGTTGAAGACTGGCCGCGGATGAGCAAGAGCAATGTGGCACGGCGGCTCGCGGAGCGGATTGCGGCGGCGCTTGAGTGAGGCTGCGGGAGCCTCCGGCGGGGATATTTTTGGCAAAATGAAGGATGGGCGCGTGGTTGCGATAAGGCTGGTCTGGATTGACGGGGCGGATCGGGAAGTGGTGCTGCCCGCTTATGCGACG
This is a stretch of genomic DNA from Aquicoccus sp. G2-2. It encodes these proteins:
- a CDS encoding histidine phosphatase family protein: MQRIFWVRHGPTHAKTLVGWSDLPADLGDTAAIARLSAALPQDAAVVSSDLCRATATADALQGTRTRLPHDPALREMHFGDWELKSREELTAQAQYRTFWDHPGDVRPPGGESWHELGTRVDTAVARLMAAQPKRDLVIVAHFGVILSQLQQALKLDTAAAFAHRLDNLSLTELHHSPSGWHAARFNHLP
- the coaBC gene encoding bifunctional phosphopantothenoylcysteine decarboxylase/phosphopantothenate--cysteine ligase CoaBC, whose protein sequence is MLGGKHILLIIGGGIAAYKSLDLIRRLRERGAEVTPVLTRAAHEFVTPLSVAALAGKAAHDDLFDLTNEAEMGHIQLSRVADLVVVAPGTADLLAKMAGGHADDLASTLLMATDTPVLVAPAMNVRMYEHAATQRNLATLRADGVAFVGPNEGDMACGEFGPGRMSEPMEIVGAIETALGAGALSGKRILVTSGPTHEPIDPVRYIANRSSGAQGSAIARALAGLGAEVIFVTGPAEAARPEGCTVVEVESAAAMLAAVQGALPVDAGVFAAAVADWRVARESGSKIKKVAGKLPSLEFVENPDILATVSQMKAGRPGLVVGFAAETDDVIAHASAKRARKGCDWIVANDVRPETGIMGGDENAVHLITEGGVEDWPRMSKSNVARRLAERIAAALE